One window of the Armatimonadota bacterium genome contains the following:
- a CDS encoding CTP synthase, translated as MTRFIFVTGGVVSSLGKGIATASIGRLLRSRGLNVRLQKLDPYINVDADTMNPFQHGEAFVTDDGAVTDLDLGHYERFTNIALTRHSSVTTGSVYRDVIAAERRGDYDGATVQTIPHVTNAIKDRIRLVAKTGKNERKVDVVVAEVGGTVGDIEGLPFLEAIRQMRADVGLRNVMYIHVTLVPGVGPWDEQKTKPTQHSVIKLREIGIHPDMLICRSKRQMSDDMLRKISLFCDVPVCAVIPSVDTSTVYDVPLKLEVAGVAEQIVKRFGLRCDPPDLDAWQRIVRRITSNTRRVHVAVVGKYVDNSDAYISIREALHHAAAAADCNVMITWVNSRGLRSSDIAKAVNGANAMVVAPGFGVDGIEGKLHAVQHARVTGLPFLGICLGMQMAVVEFARNVAGIPDAESGEVDPATPNPVVHIMPEQRLRGNRGGTMRLGSRECQLAANSLASRLYGVETIRERHRHRYEVNNDYRARLIGAGMDCSGTSPDGKFVEIVEIPGHPFFIGCQFHPEFQSRPDLPHPLFVGLVKAALDRAEREAAGDAGRTHTAAAPADGVSNV; from the coding sequence ATGACCAGGTTCATCTTTGTTACGGGTGGCGTTGTAAGCAGCCTCGGCAAGGGAATTGCCACCGCCAGCATTGGACGGCTGTTGCGCAGTCGCGGTTTGAACGTCCGGCTGCAAAAGCTGGATCCATATATCAATGTGGATGCCGACACCATGAATCCATTTCAGCATGGTGAAGCATTTGTAACGGACGATGGCGCCGTTACCGATCTGGATCTTGGCCATTATGAGCGCTTCACCAACATTGCGCTTACCCGGCATTCCAGCGTAACGACCGGTAGCGTCTACCGCGATGTAATCGCGGCAGAGCGCCGAGGCGATTACGATGGGGCCACCGTGCAAACGATCCCGCACGTAACAAACGCCATCAAGGATCGGATCCGGCTTGTGGCAAAAACGGGCAAGAACGAGCGTAAGGTGGATGTGGTGGTGGCCGAGGTCGGCGGGACGGTCGGAGACATTGAGGGCCTGCCGTTTTTGGAGGCTATCCGCCAGATGCGTGCGGATGTGGGACTGCGCAATGTGATGTACATTCACGTTACGCTGGTACCGGGTGTCGGACCGTGGGATGAGCAGAAGACCAAGCCGACGCAACATAGCGTTATCAAGCTGCGCGAGATCGGTATCCATCCCGATATGTTGATCTGCCGCTCAAAACGGCAAATGTCCGACGATATGCTGCGCAAGATCTCCCTTTTTTGCGATGTACCGGTTTGTGCCGTCATTCCATCCGTGGATACGAGCACGGTATACGATGTACCACTTAAACTGGAAGTCGCCGGAGTGGCCGAACAGATCGTTAAACGGTTCGGCCTTCGTTGCGACCCGCCGGACCTGGATGCCTGGCAGCGGATCGTTCGCCGCATCACCAGCAACACGCGCCGCGTACACGTTGCAGTGGTTGGGAAGTATGTGGACAACAGCGATGCATACATCTCAATTCGTGAGGCTCTGCACCACGCAGCAGCAGCAGCCGATTGCAACGTGATGATCACGTGGGTCAACAGCCGCGGACTTCGGTCGAGCGATATCGCAAAGGCCGTTAATGGCGCCAACGCCATGGTCGTAGCGCCCGGGTTCGGCGTGGACGGTATCGAGGGCAAACTTCACGCGGTGCAGCACGCGCGGGTTACCGGTCTGCCGTTTCTTGGCATATGCCTTGGCATGCAGATGGCTGTCGTGGAGTTCGCCCGCAACGTGGCGGGAATCCCAGATGCCGAGTCGGGCGAGGTTGACCCGGCCACTCCGAACCCGGTAGTTCATATCATGCCGGAGCAGCGGCTACGCGGGAATCGTGGCGGCACAATGCGGCTCGGAAGCCGCGAGTGTCAACTGGCGGCGAATTCGCTGGCGTCAAGGCTCTACGGCGTGGAGACGATCCGCGAGCGCCACCGCCATCGGTACGAAGTGAACAACGACTATCGCGCACGGCTTATAGGTGCCGGCATGGACTGTAGCGGGACATCACCGGACGGCAAGTTTGTTGAGATCGTGGAGATCCCCGGCCACCCCTTCTT